One part of the Arabidopsis thaliana chromosome 4, partial sequence genome encodes these proteins:
- the CTC1 gene encoding conserved telomere maintenance component 1 (conserved telomere maintenance component 1 (CTC1); FUNCTIONS IN: molecular_function unknown; INVOLVED IN: telomere maintenance; LOCATED IN: chromosome, telomeric region; EXPRESSED IN: 23 plant structures; EXPRESSED DURING: 14 growth stages; Has 30201 Blast hits to 17322 proteins in 780 species: Archae - 12; Bacteria - 1396; Metazoa - 17338; Fungi - 3422; Plants - 5037; Viruses - 0; Other Eukaryotes - 2996 (source: NCBI BLink).), with product MENTTILTVKDLVNEGIAVTGASSLFSSAASHSSSESTSTNPKSHPGAVDSDFSRKFLTPLNYPTVIFGTVALPSETLKCPNRYCFRFTDGDLTICCDILGFEFRAIGSKICVLSWNFLPMNHSGGFLEIINWKFVDSGSLLSRCSGISSFPLIPSLYSSQNGDRKSRYSVCGVLESISPVSVVPCMDGVSSDSVNLPGFLVHVMACECKVYSRDAIDCGHAFERSVFVYFCGLEAASWHPVVMKLVGRNVALSGLKRKLVYVRGDSLLVFVTTENSVLHPPWLSKKGTVSKTVVDRRGNCGSYRGYVRGLYLKGKLVEMDEDVWLLLTDQILNRSHSIRTGSLIFIRNVHFVNTKFPWGEVLILGACFKTSITVEFFSPFETSCLVDSCRQTSLSLYVESLSFPARLWTLLVRISFEKFNRMPSDKEILRSCQKDELTKMYAESRIPPSMFQPRVKWVGSLLNSACMSHADAIVKLVIAT from the exons ATGGAGAACACCACAATTCTCACGGTTAAGGACCTTGTCAACGAAGGAATAGCCGTCACCGGTGCATCGTCGCTATTCTCTTCCGCTGCTTCTCACTCGTCTTCCGAATCAACCAGTACGAACCCTAAATCACATCCCGGTGCCGTCGATTCAGACTTTAGCCGTAAGTTTCTCACACCGTTGAACTACCCAACGGTTATCTTCGGGACGGTAGCTCTTCcttccgaaaccctaaaatgTCCGAATCGCTACTGCTTTCGATTCACAGACGGTGATTTGACAATCTGCTGTGATATCCTTGGATTCGAATTCCGCGCGATTGGGAGTAAGATTTGTGTTCTATCTTGGAATTTTCTTCCTATGAATCATTCTGGTGGATTTTTGGAGATAATCAACTGGAAATTTGTGGATAGTGGTAGTTTGCTATCTCGGTGTTCTGGAATTAGTTCGTTTCCATTGATTCCTTCTTTGTATTCATCGCAAAACGGTGACCGGAAGTCACGGTACAGCGTTTGTGGTGTGTTAGAGTCTATCAGCCCTGTGTCTGTTGTTCCTTGTATGGATGGGGTTTCAAGTGATTCTGTAAATCTTCCTGGGTTCTTAGTACATGTCATGGCTTGTGAGTGTAAAGTGTATAGCCGGGATGCGATTGATTGCGGTCACGCTTTTGAGAGGTCTGTATTTGTTTACTTCTGTGGTTTAGAGGCTGCGAGTTGGCATCCTGTGGTGATGAAGTTAGTTGGAAGAAATGTTGCTCTTTCCGGGTTGAAAAGGAAGTTGGTTTATGTAAGAGGTGATTCTCTGTTGGTGTTTGTGACTACTGAGAATTCTGTTCTTCATCCACCTTGGTTATCTAAGAAAGGGACAGTTTCGAAAACTGTTGTTGATAGGAGAGGTAACTGTGGTTCCTACCGTGGATATGTTAGAGGTTTGTATTTGAAAGGAAAGCTTGttgagatggatgaagatgTCTGGCTTTTATTGACGGATCAGATACTCAATAGATCACACAGTATCCGTACTGGTTCCCTT ATTTTTATCAGAAATGTTCATTTTGTGAATACCAAATTTCCTTGGGGAGAAGTGCTTATACTTGGGGCATGCTTTAAGACTAGCATCAcagttgagtttttttcacCTTTTGAAACGAG TTGTCTTGTAGATTCATGTCGGCAGACTTCTTTGAGTCTATACGTTGAGTCTTTGTCATTTCCTGCAAGATTATG GACATTACTAGTTCGTATCAGCTTCGAGAAATTTAATAGAATGCCATCAGACAAAGAAATATTAAGATCCTGTCAG AAGGATGAACTGACAAAGATGTATGCAGAGTCACGAATACCGCCATCCATGTTTCAACCTAGGGTAAAGTG GGTGGGATCTTTACTGAATTCTGCATGCATGAGTCATGCGGATGCAATAGTGAAGCTCGTGATTGCAACCTAA
- the CTC1 gene encoding conserved telomere maintenance component 1, with the protein MENTTILTVKDLVNEGIAVTGASSLFSSAASHSSSESTSTNPKSHPGAVDSDFSRKFLTPLNYPTVIFGTVALPSETLKCPNRYCFRFTDGDLTICCDILGFEFRAIGSKICVLSWNFLPMNHSGGFLEIINWKFVDSGSLLSRCSGISSFPLIPSLYSSQNGDRKSRYSVCGVLESISPVSVVPCMDGVSSDSVNLPGFLVHVMACECKVYSRDAIDCGHAFERSVFVYFCGLEAASWHPVVMKLVGRNVALSGLKRKLVYVRGDSLLVFVTTENSVLHPPWLSKKGTVSKTVVDRRGNCGSYRGYVRGLYLKGKLVEMDEDVWLLLTDQILNRSHSIRTGSLIFIRNVHFVNTKFPWGEVLILGACFKTSITVEFFSPFETSCLVDSCRQTSLSLYVESLSFPARLWTLLVRISFEKFNRMPSDKEILRSCQKDELTKMYAESRIPPSMFQPRGGIFTEFCMHESCGCNSEARDCNLKLVMPISSFVHHVKVMLNELLSQIKKDFSASDCLSHSSSTWKRYNNTNPKTLRSEDTGVILLGRLKISSSGRLQLHDRTSSIDVLTPDLLSDRNASRICEVPDYYLIIEGIPESMLHMPFLKNPFRCSSVLNPTPLAIKNTLTVPFSLSLGTASCKHLLKHHPFDWRHDFNEFKEGFFHLFRVTHKFPILKNGHPGMPDCTSVFIEALVLPWDLICTVTEEEAAAPNFEEHDTSQEIRPHKRCKTNNGLQSQSFLSVPHEISCQMTIRCASSHCLVATATLSNLTENKSGKMHSAMRVLLEFIPECSNYYGLQIGGCYLMKHGSDDSFCVGRSGISNNDKINFRPETRLWSLEFSFDEVLTHDGSMDVHPLVSSQPSFAVEQQNVSSRQPCSDVSLLLPYDAKGLFSVFLNDLEGLNKPLAAGKDNNNISCCTQSETIMHAEPSRLLPSNSLFPEGNLATFRGDVVAVDAVTSSVVDVSSSYCINVLVNHQMVKIFGPLRRHSYLTGFGFGTNATFYRILGTGEQNSFVLTSASFIKINSRKALDSPPLEKPTHGAALCLPKITPQEFVPCILAGPACNSFSGNEDNQQIKFACKVLSVYLLVLQTRSDDPSENECRNNIDIPLAGFVVGKSLSSILGQSLTGHRIRDNLEHVERKRSFSRIYRDIDVLFYLL; encoded by the exons ATGGAGAACACCACAATTCTCACGGTTAAGGACCTTGTCAACGAAGGAATAGCCGTCACCGGTGCATCGTCGCTATTCTCTTCCGCTGCTTCTCACTCGTCTTCCGAATCAACCAGTACGAACCCTAAATCACATCCCGGTGCCGTCGATTCAGACTTTAGCCGTAAGTTTCTCACACCGTTGAACTACCCAACGGTTATCTTCGGGACGGTAGCTCTTCcttccgaaaccctaaaatgTCCGAATCGCTACTGCTTTCGATTCACAGACGGTGATTTGACAATCTGCTGTGATATCCTTGGATTCGAATTCCGCGCGATTGGGAGTAAGATTTGTGTTCTATCTTGGAATTTTCTTCCTATGAATCATTCTGGTGGATTTTTGGAGATAATCAACTGGAAATTTGTGGATAGTGGTAGTTTGCTATCTCGGTGTTCTGGAATTAGTTCGTTTCCATTGATTCCTTCTTTGTATTCATCGCAAAACGGTGACCGGAAGTCACGGTACAGCGTTTGTGGTGTGTTAGAGTCTATCAGCCCTGTGTCTGTTGTTCCTTGTATGGATGGGGTTTCAAGTGATTCTGTAAATCTTCCTGGGTTCTTAGTACATGTCATGGCTTGTGAGTGTAAAGTGTATAGCCGGGATGCGATTGATTGCGGTCACGCTTTTGAGAGGTCTGTATTTGTTTACTTCTGTGGTTTAGAGGCTGCGAGTTGGCATCCTGTGGTGATGAAGTTAGTTGGAAGAAATGTTGCTCTTTCCGGGTTGAAAAGGAAGTTGGTTTATGTAAGAGGTGATTCTCTGTTGGTGTTTGTGACTACTGAGAATTCTGTTCTTCATCCACCTTGGTTATCTAAGAAAGGGACAGTTTCGAAAACTGTTGTTGATAGGAGAGGTAACTGTGGTTCCTACCGTGGATATGTTAGAGGTTTGTATTTGAAAGGAAAGCTTGttgagatggatgaagatgTCTGGCTTTTATTGACGGATCAGATACTCAATAGATCACACAGTATCCGTACTGGTTCCCTT ATTTTTATCAGAAATGTTCATTTTGTGAATACCAAATTTCCTTGGGGAGAAGTGCTTATACTTGGGGCATGCTTTAAGACTAGCATCAcagttgagtttttttcacCTTTTGAAACGAG TTGTCTTGTAGATTCATGTCGGCAGACTTCTTTGAGTCTATACGTTGAGTCTTTGTCATTTCCTGCAAGATTATG GACATTACTAGTTCGTATCAGCTTCGAGAAATTTAATAGAATGCCATCAGACAAAGAAATATTAAGATCCTGTCAG AAGGATGAACTGACAAAGATGTATGCAGAGTCACGAATACCGCCATCCATGTTTCAACCTAGG GGTGGGATCTTTACTGAATTCTGCATGCATGAGTCATGCGGATGCAATAGTGAAGCTCGTGATTGCAACCTAAAACTG GTAATGCCCATCTCAAGTTTTGTCCACCACGTCAAGGTTATGCTGAATGAATTGCTTTCTCAGATTAAGAAAGACTTTAGTGCTAGTGATTGCTTAAGTCATTCATCGTCAACATGGAAAAGATACAATAATACAAACCCGAAGACTCTTAGAAGTGAGGATACTGGTGTCATCTTGCTTGGAAGATTGAAG ATCTCATCTTCTGGAAGACTACAATTGCATGACAGAACTAGCAGTATTGATGTTCTGACTCCAGACCTTCTAAGTGATAGAAATGCGAGCAGGATATGTGAg GTTCCTGATTACTATCTTATTATAGAAGGAATACCTGAATCGATGCTTCACATGCCATTTCTTAAAAATCCCTTTCGCTGTAGTAGTGTGCTTAATCCCACTCCATTGGCCATAAAAAACACCTTGACAGTGCCTTTTTCTTTATCGCTTGGTACTGCAAGTTGCAAACATCTTCTCAAGCACCATCCTTTTGACTGGAGGCATGATTTCAATGAGTTCAAAGAGGGATTTTTTCATCTATTTAGGGTGACCCACAAATTtccaatattaaaaaat GGTCACCCAGGAATGCCTGACTGTACTAGTGTATTCATCGAGGCTTTAGTCCTTCCGTGGGATCTCATTTGCACTGTGACCGAAGAAGAGGCAGCTGCTCCCAATTTTGAAGAACATGATACTTCCCAAGAAATACGTCCACATAAGAGATGTAAAACTAATAATGGGCTACAGAGTCAAAGCTTTCTATCTGTGCCACATGAAATTTCTTGCCAGATGACCATCAGATGTGCTAGTAGTCACTGCTTGGTTGCAACAGCAACTCTTTCTAATTTGACGGAGAACAAAAGTGGTAAAATGCATAGTGCTATGCGTGTGCTGTTAGAATTCATACCTGAATGCAGTAACTATTAT GGGTTACAGATTGGCGGTTGCTATTTGATGAAGCATGGCTCTGATGATTCCTTTTGTGTTGGACGGTCTGGCATATCTAACAAtgataaaatcaattttagaCCAGAAACACGTTTATGGAGTCTGGAATTTTCTTTCGACGAAGTTCTCACCCATGATGGATCTATGGATGTACATCCTCTGGTGTCTTCTCAACCATCTTTTGCGGTGGAACAGCAAAATGTTTCTAGTCGACAACCTTGTTCAGATGTTTCGCTTCTTCTCCCTTATGATGCAAAAGGACTCTTTTCAGTATTTCTCAACGACTTGGAAGGGCTTAATAAGCCATTGGCAGCTGGGAAggacaataataatatatcatgCTGTACTCAGTCGGAGACAATAATGCATGCAGAGCCGTCTCGACTACTTCCTTCCAACAGCTTGTTTCCTGAAGGAAATCTTGCTACTTTCAGAGGTGACGTAGTAGCAGTTGACGCTGTTACCTCTTCTGTCGTTGATGTTTCAAGCAGCTATTGCATTAATGTTCTAGTCAATCATCAAATG GTGAAGATATTTGGTCCACTTAGAAGGCATTCATATCTCACTGGATTTGGCTTTGGGACGAATGCAACATTCTACCGGATTCTTGGAACGGG AGAGCAAAACAGCTTTGTGTTGACATCAGCATCGTTTATCAAAATAAACTCTCGAAAGGCATTGGATAGTCCGCCGTTAGAGAAACCGACTCACGGAGCTGCTTTGTGTCTGCCCAAAATTACACCTCAGGAATTCGTACCTTGCATTCTTGCTGGTCCTGCTTGTAATTCGTTCTCAGGAAACGAGGATAATCAGCAAATAAAGTTTGCCTGCAAG GTTCTTTCAGTTTATCTTCTGGTTCTCCAAACTAGATCTGATGATCCCTCAGAAAACGAATGTAGGAACAATATTGATATACCACTTGCAGGATTTGTGGTAGGTAAGTCACTATCTTCTATTCTAGGGCAATCTCTAACAGGGCATAGAATAAGGGATAATTTAGAGCATgtcgagagaaagagaagtttTAGCCGAATTTACAGAGACATTGacgttttgttttatcttctaTAG